One window of the Thermococcus sp. P6 genome contains the following:
- the cas8a2 gene encoding type I-A CRISPR-associated protein Cas8a2/Csx9: MILEAIENYPYEGLTRELLSLGMSWVVMNAGLEPDGEEMADSLENALRSLGDRMKAHTSKMGRNDRSSYDNLFRAWFNRGAPETYGEVFELVIRETVELLRNGSLDPEESLRAFRTDRRGIYLGVEYNGEMALLPAIIKQPEYYERQSTFMLPTMGQMAKIHLDPLWLSLMAVGFFTAFAGSIGGMHYLITKPGIEGFWPYDVEDIVEKGILPVTGAAIRGRVAFTTEELYEMKLAMKLVEDNASIPEEVYPLTLHLHKKPDRQTKVYTELKTVQLNLSGLNGYFRAYIDRIGGAGIGGTPITIELKERGKTVRKYPLWALVDVAEKELQKNVSGDGEMLAYIFVKDLYRAINSDNRKLIEDTIFRLFRQGRGLLEGKGSGSYELRKVLRGFMWEEHLRVLV; this comes from the coding sequence TTGATTCTTGAGGCGATCGAAAACTATCCCTACGAGGGTCTTACCCGGGAGTTACTGTCCCTTGGAATGTCATGGGTCGTTATGAACGCCGGCCTCGAACCCGATGGTGAGGAGATGGCGGATTCCCTCGAAAACGCACTCCGCTCCCTGGGGGACAGGATGAAGGCGCACACGTCAAAGATGGGCAGGAACGATCGGAGTTCCTATGATAATCTCTTCAGGGCGTGGTTCAACAGGGGAGCCCCGGAAACCTATGGTGAAGTTTTCGAGCTCGTGATAAGGGAGACCGTGGAACTGCTCCGCAACGGCTCTCTGGACCCGGAGGAATCTTTGAGGGCATTTAGAACCGACAGAAGGGGAATCTATCTGGGCGTGGAATACAACGGGGAGATGGCACTGCTTCCGGCAATAATCAAGCAGCCGGAATATTACGAACGCCAGAGCACTTTCATGCTCCCCACGATGGGTCAAATGGCAAAGATCCATCTCGATCCCCTGTGGCTCTCCCTGATGGCCGTCGGATTTTTCACGGCCTTCGCCGGCTCCATTGGGGGTATGCATTACCTTATAACAAAACCGGGAATCGAAGGTTTCTGGCCCTATGACGTGGAGGACATCGTTGAAAAGGGAATACTGCCGGTAACCGGGGCGGCCATCAGGGGAAGGGTTGCCTTCACCACCGAGGAGCTTTACGAGATGAAGCTCGCTATGAAGCTGGTTGAGGATAACGCGAGCATACCCGAGGAGGTTTATCCCCTCACACTGCATTTACATAAAAAGCCAGATCGACAGACAAAAGTTTACACCGAACTCAAGACAGTCCAGCTAAACCTCTCGGGCCTGAACGGATACTTCAGGGCTTACATAGATAGAATCGGGGGAGCGGGTATCGGAGGAACTCCGATAACGATCGAGCTCAAAGAGCGGGGCAAAACCGTAAGGAAATACCCCCTGTGGGCCCTCGTGGACGTTGCTGAGAAAGAACTGCAGAAGAACGTAAGCGGTGATGGAGAGATGCTCGCTTACATCTTCGTAAAGGACCTTTACAGGGCGATAAACAGCGATAACAGAAAGCTGATCGAGGACACCATTTTCAGGCTGTTCCGTCAGGGAAGGGGTCTCCTGGAGGGGAAGGGAAGCGGAAGTTACGAGCTGAGAAAGGTTCTCAGAGGGTTCATGTGGGAGGAACACCTGAGGGTGTTGGTATGA
- the cas3 gene encoding CRISPR-associated helicase Cas3' — protein MKAYREALKRLAEVKGFKPERRPLLEEAFDFLTSSDRPFLILNAPTGYGKTLLSFALALHSLGDASLFDRVIHVLPMRSIIEDIQRTAEETFGFSRTKMMGSSGEFLHLFPLNITTADTFTWDLLKLNTKKRHRIKAGKEFGYDYLTQASILTSLVIFDEAHFLLEDESMVTAFDAVVDFLTSNGVPVVVMTATLSRGHRELFEGYAKKNGYDFRILTPKEGDPFIERELGKEFSISFARDDHLKFVDPEKRNAVIVNTVDRAIKLYEDAKNDIGLGREKVLLIHGRMTPGHKRSVIERLRELKNGEFLLIGTQAIEAGVDFSADVMVTDAAPINSLLQRFGRVARHGGDKKGEIIIIDAPPQPYSKEKVGTTLKLLKEKGIHPRVPGTYQDIVSAVHGEKRSNVTRIIDRSHKAKLLNLMKAPEKRAPDVLSVIETMMAEGKPIMRSFLIPLSVNGEIVPITPKKLLELYSKGLLSVEGSGREIKDLNDAYLVAKDIALGRDINVVFVGEYDRERGIV, from the coding sequence ATGAAAGCCTACCGGGAGGCTCTTAAAAGACTGGCGGAGGTTAAGGGGTTCAAACCCGAAAGAAGGCCCCTCCTGGAGGAGGCTTTTGATTTTTTAACCTCCAGCGATAGACCTTTCCTCATACTCAACGCACCCACGGGCTACGGTAAGACACTCCTGAGCTTTGCACTGGCCCTGCATTCCCTTGGAGATGCCTCCCTCTTCGACAGGGTGATACACGTTCTGCCGATGCGTTCGATCATCGAGGACATTCAAAGGACCGCGGAGGAGACCTTCGGCTTCTCGAGGACAAAGATGATGGGCTCGAGCGGTGAGTTCCTCCACCTCTTCCCTCTCAACATAACGACTGCCGATACCTTTACGTGGGACCTTTTGAAGCTCAACACAAAGAAGAGACACCGGATAAAGGCGGGAAAGGAGTTCGGATACGATTATCTAACTCAGGCTTCAATTTTAACCTCGCTGGTGATCTTCGATGAGGCCCACTTTTTGCTCGAGGACGAATCCATGGTGACGGCCTTCGACGCGGTCGTTGATTTTCTTACTTCCAACGGGGTTCCGGTTGTGGTGATGACGGCCACCCTCTCGAGGGGACACCGTGAGCTTTTTGAGGGGTACGCAAAAAAGAACGGTTACGATTTCAGGATTTTGACTCCTAAGGAAGGGGATCCCTTCATAGAACGTGAGCTCGGGAAGGAGTTCTCAATAAGCTTCGCCAGAGATGATCACCTGAAGTTTGTGGATCCAGAAAAGCGGAACGCCGTGATAGTGAACACGGTTGACAGGGCGATTAAGCTTTATGAAGATGCCAAAAACGACATCGGATTAGGGCGCGAGAAGGTACTCCTCATCCACGGCAGGATGACACCGGGCCATAAGAGAAGCGTGATAGAACGCCTCAGGGAGCTTAAGAACGGGGAGTTCCTCCTCATCGGAACCCAGGCCATCGAGGCAGGGGTTGATTTCTCGGCGGATGTGATGGTTACAGATGCAGCGCCCATAAACTCCCTCCTCCAGCGCTTCGGAAGGGTGGCCCGGCACGGTGGGGATAAGAAAGGAGAGATCATAATAATCGATGCTCCCCCACAGCCCTATTCAAAGGAGAAGGTGGGGACCACCCTAAAACTCCTGAAAGAAAAGGGTATTCACCCCCGCGTTCCCGGAACCTATCAGGACATCGTGAGTGCGGTTCATGGAGAAAAGCGTAGCAACGTTACCAGAATCATCGACAGGAGTCACAAGGCAAAGCTTCTAAACCTCATGAAGGCTCCGGAAAAGAGGGCCCCCGATGTTCTTAGCGTTATCGAGACCATGATGGCTGAGGGAAAACCCATCATGAGGAGCTTTTTGATTCCCCTTTCAGTCAACGGCGAAATCGTTCCCATAACTCCAAAGAAACTTCTTGAGCTCTATTCAAAGGGTTTGCTCAGCGTCGAAGGCTCCGGGAGGGAGATCAAAGACCTCAACGATGCGTACCTTGTAGCCAAGGACATCGCCCTCGGTAGAGATATTAACGTTGTGTTTGTGGGAGAATACGATCGGGAGCGTGGGATAGTATGA
- a CDS encoding CRISPR-associated endonuclease Cas3'': MKEHVTRGLELIDRLYLQRNYGSLIGRIVGVTPEEAETLLRKAYVLHDAGKCLEFFQKRKSKFPFHEFYSGVIAMEVLKKFGEAGRVASVAIMLHHHDWVRSKTPKKPPDLKLEETCRHLLEELSGESIPGEMNWVEPVRFQSNVKGILQKNLRGVYAFLLPITVADNYAAACNRGGKGSLLGREIFETLSVRGWEVARCLSGGIR; the protein is encoded by the coding sequence ATGAAGGAACACGTCACCAGAGGTCTCGAGCTCATTGATAGATTATACCTCCAAAGGAACTACGGTTCCCTGATCGGCAGGATTGTGGGTGTAACGCCCGAAGAAGCGGAGACCCTCCTGAGAAAGGCCTACGTTCTTCACGATGCCGGCAAGTGCCTCGAGTTTTTCCAGAAGCGAAAATCCAAGTTCCCTTTCCATGAGTTCTACTCGGGAGTAATAGCGATGGAAGTCCTGAAAAAATTCGGAGAGGCCGGCAGAGTTGCATCGGTGGCGATAATGCTCCACCACCACGACTGGGTCAGGAGTAAAACACCAAAAAAACCACCAGACCTGAAGCTCGAGGAAACCTGTCGCCATTTACTTGAGGAGCTGTCCGGTGAGAGTATTCCCGGGGAAATGAACTGGGTTGAGCCGGTGAGATTTCAGAGTAATGTTAAGGGGATTCTTCAAAAAAACCTCCGTGGCGTCTACGCATTCCTGCTTCCGATCACCGTGGCTGACAACTACGCCGCGGCCTGCAACAGGGGTGGAAAGGGAAGTCTCCTCGGCAGGGAGATCTTTGAAACGCTCTCCGTCAGGGGGTGGGAGGTTGCTCGTTGTCTTTCCGGTGGGATTCGATGA
- the csa3 gene encoding CRISPR-associated CARF protein Csa3 yields MLVVFPVGFDEKFIIRALVRNREDDVTGLKEGDRLMAILPEGYRKEQRTLSALQSIENIAVPIVGEEGLIRLEVPVDGEDTVLFIKKGLEENMPSDRIVLAVLSGGMRPLLVSTLLALLTLKDARVIVESDFENLSGYISIELGAFLAPRNRRWEHILCGLLRNESVRTISEKVGLSPATVSNELRKMREHHLIKTGKLNERVPRYVITRAGRLYLKLMEAECEGP; encoded by the coding sequence TTGCTCGTTGTCTTTCCGGTGGGATTCGATGAGAAGTTCATAATCCGTGCCCTCGTGAGAAACAGAGAGGATGACGTTACCGGGTTAAAGGAGGGAGACAGGCTGATGGCCATACTGCCCGAGGGATACAGGAAGGAGCAGAGAACATTGAGCGCGCTTCAATCCATAGAGAACATAGCCGTCCCCATAGTTGGGGAGGAGGGTTTAATACGTCTCGAGGTTCCGGTGGATGGGGAGGATACGGTCCTCTTCATAAAGAAGGGTCTCGAGGAGAACATGCCATCCGACAGGATCGTACTCGCGGTTCTCTCCGGAGGGATGAGGCCGCTTTTGGTCTCAACGTTACTGGCGTTGCTAACTCTGAAGGACGCCCGGGTAATAGTTGAAAGTGATTTCGAGAACCTCTCGGGATACATCTCCATCGAGCTCGGGGCCTTCCTCGCACCCAGGAACAGGAGGTGGGAGCACATACTCTGCGGACTTTTAAGAAACGAGAGCGTGAGAACGATATCCGAGAAAGTAGGACTCTCACCCGCCACCGTCAGCAACGAACTGAGAAAAATGAGAGAGCACCATCTGATAAAGACCGGAAAGCTAAACGAACGCGTCCCGAGATACGTCATTACGAGGGCTGGCAGGCTCTATCTGAAGCTAATGGAGGCGGAATGTGAGGGACCTTAG
- the cas2 gene encoding CRISPR-associated endonuclease Cas2, with the protein MYVIIVYDVNVSRVNKVKKFLRRHLHWVQNSVFEGEVTMAEFERIREGLRDLIDEEDSVVIYRLRSMPRKEVLGKEKNPIEDII; encoded by the coding sequence ATGTACGTGATCATCGTTTACGACGTCAACGTTTCGAGGGTTAATAAGGTTAAAAAGTTCCTGCGTCGGCATCTGCACTGGGTTCAGAACAGCGTCTTCGAGGGAGAAGTCACCATGGCGGAGTTCGAGCGCATAAGGGAAGGCCTCCGCGATTTAATCGATGAAGAGGATTCCGTTGTTATCTACAGGCTCCGCTCCATGCCCCGGAAGGAAGTTCTTGGAAAGGAAAAGAACCCGATCGAGGACATCATCTGA
- a CDS encoding methionine--tRNA ligase subunit beta, with product MELYDVNEFWKFDLRVGLVKKAEKLRRTKKLIKLEVDFGSEQRTVITGLADQYAPEELEDKKFIFVLNLKPKKLSGIESRGMLVVAESEDGKVYLLPVPDEVPVGTKVW from the coding sequence ATGGAACTCTATGACGTCAATGAGTTCTGGAAATTTGACCTTAGAGTTGGTCTTGTTAAGAAAGCTGAAAAGTTAAGGAGAACTAAAAAGCTCATAAAGCTCGAGGTAGATTTTGGAAGTGAACAGAGGACTGTAATCACCGGTTTAGCAGATCAATACGCTCCAGAGGAGCTGGAAGATAAAAAATTCATTTTTGTTTTAAATTTAAAGCCCAAGAAACTTTCGGGGATAGAAAGTCGGGGAATGCTTGTAGTTGCTGAAAGTGAAGATGGGAAGGTTTACCTCCTTCCGGTTCCCGATGAAGTGCCGGTAGGAACGAAGGTGTGGTAG
- the thrC gene encoding threonine synthase: MLKCTSCGRRYPLGEPYQRCECGEPLELELFRGAPGRGRKVWERFSQFYPFELDPEYSLGEGDTPLTKAKRLSGELGVKLYLKNETLNPTWSFKDRGTYLGIHRALQLGFKKIGTVSTGNMAASVAAYGARAGLETYVLVSSGIAEEKLKALAPYGAKVIKVRGDYGELYYRSLEIGREKGIYFINSDDPFRIEGYKSISFEIIEEVTPDYVVVPTSSGGLFRGIVKGFLELKESEIIEKLPRFVVVQAKGCSPICGAFEKKKERVERFESPRTIAHAIENPYPPSGNAVLRLLKEFNGLCVTVTDEEILKAQKELGGEGIFVQPASATGIAAIRKLVAGKIVEEGAKIVDILTGAGLKTLSSVKTAEVSECDLDSLEACFQ; the protein is encoded by the coding sequence ATGCTGAAATGCACGTCATGTGGAAGACGTTACCCCTTAGGGGAGCCGTATCAGAGGTGTGAATGCGGGGAACCTCTGGAGCTTGAGCTTTTTAGGGGTGCTCCCGGTAGGGGAAGAAAGGTATGGGAGCGCTTTTCTCAATTCTATCCTTTCGAGCTTGATCCGGAGTATAGCCTCGGTGAAGGTGACACCCCCCTCACGAAGGCGAAGCGCCTCTCAGGAGAGCTCGGCGTTAAGCTGTATCTAAAAAACGAGACCCTCAACCCGACATGGAGCTTTAAGGATAGGGGAACTTATCTGGGCATCCACAGGGCCCTCCAGTTGGGGTTTAAAAAAATCGGCACGGTTTCAACGGGCAACATGGCGGCCAGCGTGGCCGCTTATGGAGCAAGGGCCGGGCTTGAAACCTACGTACTCGTTTCCTCAGGTATAGCGGAGGAGAAATTAAAGGCTCTCGCCCCTTATGGAGCAAAGGTCATCAAGGTCCGTGGAGATTACGGCGAGCTCTACTACAGAAGTCTCGAAATTGGCAGGGAAAAGGGGATATACTTCATAAATTCAGACGATCCCTTCCGAATTGAAGGATACAAGAGCATAAGCTTTGAAATAATCGAGGAGGTCACTCCGGACTACGTTGTTGTGCCGACGTCTTCAGGGGGTCTTTTCAGGGGAATCGTGAAAGGGTTTTTGGAGCTTAAAGAGAGTGAAATCATTGAAAAACTTCCGCGTTTTGTCGTGGTTCAGGCAAAGGGCTGCTCTCCGATATGCGGGGCATTTGAGAAGAAAAAAGAAAGGGTAGAGAGGTTTGAAAGTCCCCGTACCATAGCCCATGCCATAGAGAATCCGTATCCACCGAGTGGAAACGCCGTTTTGAGGTTGTTGAAGGAATTCAATGGACTTTGTGTTACCGTAACCGATGAAGAGATTCTAAAGGCCCAAAAAGAGCTTGGTGGGGAGGGGATCTTTGTCCAGCCGGCCTCTGCTACTGGAATAGCTGCCATAAGGAAACTCGTAGCGGGAAAAATTGTGGAAGAAGGGGCAAAAATCGTTGATATCCTCACGGGCGCCGGTTTAAAGACCCTGAGCAGTGTTAAAACCGCAGAGGTGAGCGAATGTGATCTGGACTCTCTTGAAGCATGCTTTCAGTGA
- a CDS encoding MBL fold metallo-hydrolase, with protein sequence MIVYFIGTGGSEGIPAHLCTCETCEEARKLGFAQRKPSTLAIVTKNKRAILIDVGTDIRDVLNVPLEGILLTHWHHDHIYGLYKLRWMARKTTLYGPRGNADWLMIHDPKNIQVRFIKAGDVLEMDSLKITALKLNHQIETLGYLIEEDNKSVAVLYDTKGLPDETFELLKKKGLRLAVVDSTYGPGVDDPYHNNVDEAAEIGLELAQRTVLSHISHKNLPFLELDEYVRKKYDGKVLVAYDGMLFYV encoded by the coding sequence TTGATAGTGTACTTCATAGGCACCGGGGGCAGTGAGGGGATTCCGGCTCACCTTTGCACGTGCGAAACGTGCGAAGAGGCCCGTAAGCTTGGATTTGCACAACGGAAACCTTCCACCCTGGCAATCGTCACCAAAAACAAAAGGGCGATCCTCATAGACGTTGGAACGGACATCAGGGACGTTTTAAACGTTCCACTTGAGGGAATACTCCTCACCCACTGGCACCACGATCACATTTACGGACTTTACAAGCTCAGGTGGATGGCGAGGAAAACGACATTGTACGGGCCGAGGGGCAACGCGGACTGGCTGATGATCCACGATCCGAAGAACATTCAGGTAAGGTTCATCAAAGCTGGAGACGTGCTTGAGATGGATTCGCTTAAGATAACGGCTCTAAAGCTCAATCACCAGATAGAAACCCTCGGATACCTGATAGAGGAAGATAACAAAAGCGTGGCGGTCCTCTACGACACCAAAGGGCTTCCCGATGAGACCTTCGAACTGCTGAAAAAGAAGGGTCTCAGGCTTGCCGTAGTGGACTCCACCTACGGCCCCGGCGTCGATGATCCCTACCACAATAACGTCGACGAGGCAGCTGAAATCGGCCTCGAACTGGCCCAGAGGACCGTGTTAAGCCATATCTCCCACAAGAACCTCCCATTTTTAGAACTCGACGAATACGTGAGGAAAAAATACGATGGAAAGGTTCTCGTTGCCTACGATGGGATGCTGTTTTACGTGTAG
- a CDS encoding Mut7-C RNAse domain-containing protein, which produces MGMRRKFIADMMLGRLARWLRLYGYDTLYGVEEDGEILRIARDEERVIITRDSGLSRRAKSLGLEVILLGSNSLEGQVTELEEHGVEFGELSPASARCPKCNGPLRRASGEEVRGKVPEAVYQKYDEFYICEKCGQIYWPGRQWREMVRMAEKLKNARGG; this is translated from the coding sequence ATGGGTATGAGGCGGAAGTTCATAGCCGACATGATGCTCGGAAGACTGGCGAGGTGGCTTCGGCTGTACGGTTACGACACGCTCTACGGCGTCGAGGAAGACGGGGAGATACTCAGGATTGCCCGCGATGAGGAGCGGGTCATCATCACCCGGGATTCGGGGCTCTCCCGGAGGGCGAAGAGTCTCGGTCTGGAGGTCATTCTGCTGGGCTCGAACTCGCTCGAAGGACAGGTCACAGAGCTTGAGGAGCACGGGGTTGAGTTCGGGGAACTGTCGCCGGCCAGCGCCCGCTGTCCAAAGTGCAACGGCCCCCTCAGGAGGGCCTCCGGCGAGGAGGTCAGGGGAAAAGTCCCCGAGGCGGTCTACCAAAAATACGACGAGTTCTACATCTGCGAAAAGTGTGGCCAGATATACTGGCCCGGAAGGCAGTGGAGGGAGATGGTGAGAATGGCTGAAAAGCTCAAAAACGCGAGGGGGGGTTAA
- a CDS encoding 6-hydroxymethylpterin diphosphokinase MptE-like protein produces the protein MRWETWKPFYLRIVREMGYSIEEDRRSAGLLRALLLEGDEYLLRDELEVIVGRKAYVFGAGPSLEDALKTHDFSDGTLIAADGATSALLNAGLVPDITVTDLDGRIPDIKLANDRGTFVVVHAHGDNADRIAAYVPVFSRILGTCQTEPLDVVYNFGGFTDGDRAAFLAEELGAREIVLVGFDFGPLVGKWSKPRLRDHSPVWDSKRKKFEFAQELLRWLEKNGRARIEYFRLDP, from the coding sequence ATGAGGTGGGAAACGTGGAAGCCCTTCTACCTCCGGATCGTCCGCGAGATGGGTTATTCCATAGAGGAAGACAGAAGGTCCGCCGGGCTGTTGAGGGCGCTGCTCCTTGAGGGTGATGAGTACCTTCTGAGGGATGAGCTTGAGGTTATCGTTGGGAGGAAAGCTTACGTCTTCGGAGCGGGCCCGAGCCTCGAGGACGCTTTAAAGACCCACGACTTCTCCGACGGAACGCTTATAGCGGCAGATGGAGCCACCTCGGCCCTCCTCAATGCCGGTCTCGTTCCGGATATAACCGTCACGGACCTCGACGGCAGGATTCCGGACATAAAACTGGCCAACGACAGGGGGACCTTCGTGGTGGTGCACGCCCACGGTGACAACGCCGACAGGATCGCCGCTTACGTCCCGGTGTTCTCGAGGATCCTTGGAACGTGCCAGACGGAACCGCTGGACGTTGTCTACAACTTCGGTGGCTTCACGGACGGTGACAGGGCTGCCTTTCTGGCGGAGGAGCTCGGGGCAAGGGAGATCGTTCTGGTGGGCTTCGACTTCGGTCCGCTCGTGGGGAAGTGGAGCAAGCCCCGTCTCAGGGACCATTCGCCCGTCTGGGATAGCAAGCGGAAGAAGTTCGAGTTTGCGCAGGAGCTTCTCCGGTGGCTGGAAAAAAACGGAAGGGCAAGGATCGAGTATTTCAGGTTAGATCCCTGA
- a CDS encoding LSm family protein, with the protein MGEKEYLLDRTLESWRGKRVALAIGSEQSFTGILEDFDDEVVLLRDVSDVVQNRAKALLVKIDDINWIMLL; encoded by the coding sequence ATGGGAGAGAAGGAGTACCTGCTCGACAGGACCCTTGAATCGTGGAGGGGTAAAAGGGTCGCCCTGGCCATCGGCAGCGAACAGTCCTTCACCGGAATCCTGGAGGACTTCGACGATGAGGTGGTGCTCCTCAGGGACGTCTCGGATGTCGTCCAGAACAGGGCGAAGGCACTGCTCGTCAAGATAGACGACATCAACTGGATAATGCTCCTGTGA
- the mobB gene encoding molybdopterin-guanine dinucleotide biosynthesis protein B produces the protein MRGVAFVGYKKSGKTTTVEAVASVLKGRGYRVVVAKSMHADFDREGSDTWRFSRVADEVLVRARDTDALLFRARDLNALLSMVSADFVLFEGFKAVKHVPRVVCARDEWEVGELDGGLAVAVSGVIASKGIREVNGLPVIDATREPEKLADLVEEKAFMLPNIDCGLCGFTCELMAKKIVSGEKTPRDCVILSQRPKVTVRIDGKVLPMKDWVQELVEKTVKGMLSAMKGYRDGRRIEIVIRDD, from the coding sequence ATGAGGGGCGTTGCCTTCGTGGGCTACAAAAAGAGCGGGAAAACGACAACCGTTGAGGCCGTAGCGAGCGTCCTGAAGGGGAGGGGTTACAGGGTCGTTGTGGCGAAGAGCATGCACGCCGATTTCGACAGGGAGGGAAGCGACACGTGGCGCTTTTCCCGGGTGGCCGATGAGGTCCTCGTCAGGGCGAGGGACACGGACGCGTTGCTCTTCCGGGCCAGGGATTTAAACGCCCTCCTTTCAATGGTCTCCGCGGATTTCGTCCTTTTCGAGGGGTTTAAGGCGGTAAAGCACGTTCCAAGGGTGGTCTGTGCGAGGGATGAGTGGGAGGTTGGCGAGCTCGACGGGGGCCTCGCAGTGGCGGTCAGCGGTGTCATAGCCTCAAAGGGGATCAGAGAGGTCAACGGCCTTCCGGTTATCGATGCGACCAGAGAGCCTGAGAAACTCGCCGATCTGGTCGAGGAGAAGGCCTTCATGCTCCCCAACATAGACTGCGGGCTCTGCGGTTTCACGTGCGAGCTCATGGCGAAGAAGATCGTCAGCGGTGAGAAAACACCCAGGGATTGCGTTATCCTGAGCCAGAGGCCCAAGGTAACGGTGAGGATTGACGGGAAGGTTCTGCCCATGAAGGACTGGGTGCAGGAGCTGGTTGAGAAAACCGTGAAGGGGATGCTCTCCGCGATGAAGGGTTACCGGGATGGCAGAAGGATAGAGATCGTGATCAGGGACGACTGA